From Humisphaera borealis, the proteins below share one genomic window:
- a CDS encoding dipeptidase, whose amino-acid sequence MNKGFNRRTFLAAAGSAGLVSLSAAGFASKAEEGPAQVNDKINADRAAAIDILKPSKTDLEHGLELHARSIVVDTYGFSPRATLDNAVLAKLMQSGAGDQELTDAGEDMAMTRCVTDLAERREYLQAWEAAGVTCIVQNAGEEGNDPLRLLKRLARFTHVTDHLRTHVSKAVTADDIATAKQAGRHCLCFTTNGVPLLQQWANTTDELRYVHTFYELGVRMMHLTYNRRNPIGDGCGEATDGGLSDFGRIAVAELNRAGVIVDCAHSGPKTSLDAARLSAKPMVASHAGVAAVNPHIRSKSDEIIKAIADTGGLIGVCCIPKFLGGNSDIVALLDHIDHVARKFGVEHVGIGTDTAYTSRLKPGNTPLPPRGPQRTRWEALWPPGSLGGAGQPKATASLAWTNWPMFTVGLVQRKYSDDDIRKIIGENMLRVLKANDPT is encoded by the coding sequence ATGAACAAGGGATTCAATCGCCGAACGTTTCTTGCCGCGGCCGGATCGGCCGGACTGGTTTCGCTCAGTGCTGCGGGCTTTGCCAGTAAGGCAGAGGAGGGGCCCGCGCAAGTCAATGACAAGATCAATGCCGACCGCGCCGCCGCGATCGACATCCTGAAACCGTCGAAGACCGATCTCGAGCACGGGCTGGAGCTGCACGCCCGTTCGATCGTCGTTGACACGTACGGGTTCTCCCCTCGAGCTACACTCGACAACGCCGTACTGGCAAAGCTGATGCAGTCCGGTGCCGGCGATCAGGAACTGACCGACGCCGGCGAAGACATGGCCATGACGCGGTGCGTGACGGATCTCGCCGAACGCAGGGAATACCTTCAGGCGTGGGAAGCCGCGGGCGTGACCTGCATCGTGCAGAACGCGGGCGAAGAGGGGAACGACCCGCTTCGGTTGCTCAAGCGGCTGGCCCGATTCACGCACGTCACCGACCACCTTCGTACGCACGTCTCCAAGGCCGTCACCGCCGACGACATTGCCACCGCGAAGCAGGCGGGGCGGCACTGCCTCTGTTTCACCACCAACGGCGTACCCCTGCTTCAGCAATGGGCGAATACCACCGACGAACTGCGGTACGTCCACACATTCTATGAGCTCGGCGTGCGCATGATGCACCTGACGTACAACCGCCGAAACCCCATCGGCGACGGTTGCGGCGAGGCAACCGACGGCGGCCTGAGCGACTTCGGGCGGATCGCCGTGGCAGAATTGAACCGCGCCGGCGTGATCGTTGATTGCGCCCACAGCGGCCCCAAGACGAGCCTCGATGCGGCCAGGCTCTCGGCTAAGCCGATGGTCGCCAGCCATGCCGGGGTGGCCGCGGTCAATCCGCATATCCGGTCGAAGTCGGATGAGATCATCAAGGCGATTGCCGATACCGGCGGCCTGATCGGGGTGTGCTGTATTCCGAAGTTCCTGGGGGGCAATTCGGACATCGTCGCGCTGCTCGACCACATCGATCACGTCGCCCGGAAGTTCGGCGTTGAACATGTCGGCATCGGGACGGACACGGCGTATACCTCGCGGTTGAAGCCCGGTAACACGCCGCTTCCGCCGCGCGGGCCCCAACGTACGCGGTGGGAAGCGCTCTGGCCGCCGGGCTCGCTTGGCGGGGCCGGCCAGCCCAAGGCGACGGCGTCGCTGGCCTGGACCAACTGGCCGATGTTCACCGTCGGACTCGTGCAGCGCAAGTACAGCGACGACGACATCCGCAAAATCATCGGCGAGAACATGCTGCGCGTGCTAAAAGCGAACGACCCGACCTGA
- a CDS encoding DUF1501 domain-containing protein, which translates to MQHDRLQETRRYFLGRGAGIGLGAAALATMGHSASAATSPAATTIASHFAPRVKRVIFLTQSGGPSQLELFDQKPDLMKWAGIELPESVRQGQRLTTMTASQKQLVMPPRVKFTRHGKSGATIGEWLPHLGEVADELCFIKSMRTDQINHAPAMTSFLTGHQLAGRPSIGAWTSYGLGSENSNLPDFVVMISKMQRPSDQPLYDHYWGSGFLPSRYQGVKLRNSRDPVLYLRDPEGLPRELRRGMLDGIAELNQAKLAEAGDPEIATRIRQYEMAYRMQASVPELTDLSDEPDSTFELYGPDSRRAGSYAANCIMARRMAERGVRFIQLFHPDWDHHSRLTSWCTARCRDTDQGTAALIKDLKRRGMLDDTLVVWGGEFGRGVAGQGKWDSPEAGRDHHPRCFTMWLAGGGVKPGITYGATDDFSYNVAENPVNVHDLHATILKLLGIDHERLIYRFQGLDFKLTGVEPARVVKDILA; encoded by the coding sequence ATGCAACACGACCGCCTCCAAGAAACCCGTCGCTACTTCCTGGGCCGCGGCGCGGGCATCGGCCTTGGTGCCGCCGCGCTCGCGACCATGGGCCATTCCGCCTCAGCCGCGACGTCCCCCGCCGCCACGACCATCGCATCGCACTTCGCGCCGCGGGTTAAGCGGGTCATCTTCCTGACGCAGTCTGGCGGGCCCTCTCAGCTCGAGCTTTTCGACCAGAAGCCGGACCTCATGAAATGGGCCGGGATTGAGCTGCCGGAATCGGTCCGCCAGGGTCAACGGCTGACGACGATGACCGCCAGCCAGAAGCAGCTCGTCATGCCGCCGCGGGTGAAGTTCACCCGCCACGGCAAGTCGGGCGCGACGATTGGCGAGTGGCTTCCGCACCTGGGCGAGGTCGCCGACGAGCTTTGTTTCATCAAGTCGATGCGGACCGACCAGATCAATCACGCCCCGGCGATGACATCGTTCCTGACCGGCCATCAACTGGCCGGCCGGCCCAGCATTGGTGCCTGGACGAGCTACGGCCTGGGCAGCGAGAACAGCAATCTTCCCGACTTTGTGGTGATGATCTCCAAGATGCAGCGGCCGAGCGACCAGCCGTTGTATGACCACTACTGGGGCAGCGGCTTTCTGCCGAGCCGCTACCAGGGCGTGAAGTTAAGGAACTCGCGCGACCCCGTGCTTTACCTGCGCGATCCCGAAGGCCTGCCTCGTGAACTGCGCCGCGGCATGCTCGACGGGATCGCCGAGTTGAACCAGGCGAAGCTCGCCGAGGCCGGCGACCCGGAGATCGCGACCCGCATCCGCCAGTACGAGATGGCGTATCGCATGCAGGCGAGCGTGCCGGAACTGACCGATCTGTCGGACGAGCCGGATTCGACCTTCGAGCTGTACGGCCCCGATTCCCGTCGGGCGGGCAGCTACGCCGCCAACTGCATCATGGCCCGCCGAATGGCCGAGCGTGGCGTGCGGTTCATCCAGCTTTTCCACCCCGACTGGGATCACCACAGCCGGCTGACAAGCTGGTGCACCGCCCGATGCCGCGACACCGATCAGGGCACAGCGGCGCTGATCAAAGACCTCAAACGCCGGGGAATGCTCGATGACACGCTGGTCGTCTGGGGCGGCGAGTTTGGCCGCGGCGTTGCCGGTCAGGGCAAGTGGGACAGCCCCGAGGCCGGCCGTGACCACCACCCGCGCTGCTTTACGATGTGGTTGGCCGGCGGCGGCGTGAAGCCGGGCATCACCTACGGTGCAACGGACGACTTCAGCTACAACGTCGCCGAGAACCCCGTCAACGTTCACGACCTGCACGCCACGATCCTCAAGCTGCTCGGCATCGATCACGAGAGGCTGATTTACCGGTTCCAGGGACTGGACTTCAAACTGACCGGTGTCGAGCCGGCACGGGTGGTCAAAGACATCCTGGCATAG
- a CDS encoding NHL repeat-containing protein, translating into MNEPKPSRRTLLKHAGLGAAASLLGAPMVIADSKTKPPLQDAIIGHGGFRYRVDLTWSQADPAKTPVNDCHEMVQVADGRLFLLTNQPKNNVLIYDKSGKVLETWTLGFKGAHGLSLHKDAAGKEHLWVTDTSTGQVVKTTLAGQILLELPTATKCGAYAEHTPYSPTETAVGPNGDIYVADGYGSQYILRFDAAGKFVSKFGGKSAIASNAGKFLQAHGVALDTRGADPLLVCTERLRNEFHWFTLEGKFVRSVYLPGAFVSRPVIAGKNLYSGVCFGMKPNDFRMWKDRGFVVVLDEKDQLVSAPGGRPPKYADGALEVLLQDQPVFRNAHDVCVDDQGDLYVAQWAADKVYPYKLHRVG; encoded by the coding sequence ATGAATGAGCCCAAACCCTCTCGCCGCACGCTACTTAAGCATGCCGGCCTCGGCGCTGCCGCATCGTTGCTCGGCGCGCCGATGGTGATCGCCGACAGCAAGACGAAACCGCCGCTGCAGGATGCGATCATCGGGCACGGCGGATTCCGCTACAGGGTCGATCTGACCTGGAGCCAGGCCGACCCGGCGAAAACACCGGTCAACGACTGTCACGAGATGGTTCAGGTCGCCGACGGTCGGCTTTTTCTGCTGACGAACCAGCCGAAGAACAATGTGCTGATCTACGACAAATCCGGCAAGGTGCTGGAGACCTGGACGCTGGGCTTCAAGGGTGCTCACGGCCTGTCGCTGCATAAAGACGCAGCCGGCAAGGAACATCTCTGGGTCACGGATACCAGCACGGGGCAGGTGGTGAAAACCACGCTCGCCGGACAGATCCTGCTGGAGTTGCCGACGGCGACCAAGTGCGGCGCCTATGCCGAGCACACGCCCTACAGCCCGACCGAGACAGCCGTCGGCCCGAACGGCGATATCTATGTCGCCGACGGCTACGGATCGCAGTACATCCTGAGGTTTGATGCCGCCGGGAAGTTTGTTTCCAAGTTCGGCGGCAAGAGTGCAATCGCCAGTAACGCGGGCAAGTTTCTCCAGGCCCACGGCGTCGCACTCGATACCCGAGGCGCCGATCCGCTGCTGGTTTGCACCGAACGCCTGCGAAACGAGTTCCACTGGTTCACGCTCGAAGGCAAGTTCGTCCGCAGCGTGTACCTGCCCGGTGCGTTCGTCAGCCGACCGGTAATCGCCGGGAAGAACCTGTACAGCGGCGTCTGCTTCGGGATGAAGCCGAACGATTTCCGGATGTGGAAGGATCGGGGATTTGTCGTCGTGCTGGATGAGAAGGATCAGTTGGTTTCCGCCCCCGGCGGGCGACCGCCGAAGTATGCGGACGGCGCGCTGGAGGTGCTGCTGCAGGACCAGCCGGTGTTCCGAAACGCGCACGATGTTTGTGTGGACGATCAGGGAGATCTGTATGTCGCCCAGTGGGCGGCGGACAAGGTGTATCCGTACAAGCTGCACCGAGTCGGTTGA
- a CDS encoding PSD1 and planctomycete cytochrome C domain-containing protein — protein sequence MWSAVLTSRPRLPVTIRPAHLLAVLLVTLAAGNKSLADEAPTFGRDILPILSESCFSCHGPDEKHRKADLRLDLQEPATALKDGVAAIVPGKPDASELIRRITSTDPDEVMPPAKSRKGLTPAQVATFKKWIAAGAPWGKHWSLEKPTRPEVPANGAATAIDAFVLDRLSREGLKPSPEAARHTLARRVALDLTGLPPSPEVLQSFEKDDSPQAYTRLVDRLLGSEHFGERMAMWWLDAARYSDTDGFQADATRTNWPWRDYVVAAFNRNMRFDQFTLEQFAGDLLPNATPDQKLATAFHRNHMTNGEGGRDPEESRVDYVIDRVNTTGTLWLGLTVGCAQCHSHKFDPFSHNDYYSLSAFFNSIDEDGKAGSAAKPYLSYKSPLASRAVVEAQHLADERSAVELAARNAAEPPFQSWLALRVKDTPSNFKAWKPLHVNTLESIEGTVLSGSPDDTIVAGGPSPMQDDYRIIATTPLPRITGLKLEVLPDPVRKDGGFARGEAKHFMLTDIKVQVRRRNSSQIRDISVATAAADYSADPKKNGGYGAVKDTLDDDPRNGWSSHGSDITKPRTAVFALADSLTLAADEELVFEMRHRSTLGNASIARFRVTATDQAGPTVQSVGAAPLEELAVSRAADPAGIAAKLRDRLREQFLADHGPYGIARASLDRAKRQLDEAKKAAGGVNVMVLAERKTPRETNILIRGVWDKKGEKVEPGVPPAVANFPKDLPRDRAGLAKWITSSDNPLTARVMVNHLWQLYFGAGLVRTPDDFGLQGEHPTHPELLDWLAVEFMESGWDIKHIAKLIVTSQTYRQRSDVSPALLARDPENRLLARGARYRLPSWMLRDSPLASAGLLNPAIGGPPVRPYQPDGVWEEMFMGRFKYEPSEGAAQYRRTLYAFWRRAIAPTFLFDSAQRRVCEVRTSRTNTPLQALTLLNDASYLEASRELAQLAMRHSADPAARVAFIYRRVLSRPPTESETSVILRQVARATDYYKAHPTDADKFLKVGQQAADPALDAPSLAANMLAASMILNLDEAITHE from the coding sequence ATGTGGAGTGCAGTTTTAACGTCACGTCCCCGTCTGCCTGTCACCATCCGGCCGGCCCATCTGCTGGCTGTATTGCTGGTGACCCTTGCGGCGGGCAACAAGAGCCTTGCCGACGAAGCGCCGACGTTCGGCCGCGATATTCTGCCGATCCTGTCCGAGAGTTGCTTCAGTTGTCACGGCCCGGACGAGAAGCACCGCAAGGCCGATCTGCGGCTCGATCTGCAGGAGCCGGCGACGGCGCTGAAGGATGGCGTCGCCGCGATCGTGCCCGGCAAGCCGGACGCGAGCGAACTCATCCGCCGTATCACCTCGACCGATCCGGACGAGGTGATGCCGCCGGCCAAGTCACGCAAGGGACTCACGCCCGCGCAGGTGGCAACCTTCAAGAAGTGGATCGCCGCCGGTGCTCCGTGGGGGAAGCACTGGTCGCTGGAAAAGCCGACCCGCCCGGAGGTGCCGGCCAACGGCGCGGCGACAGCGATCGACGCATTCGTTCTCGATCGGCTGTCGCGCGAGGGTCTTAAGCCGTCGCCCGAGGCGGCCAGGCACACACTTGCAAGGCGGGTGGCACTGGATCTGACCGGTCTGCCGCCTTCGCCGGAAGTACTCCAGTCGTTCGAGAAGGATGATTCGCCGCAGGCCTACACCCGCCTGGTCGATCGGCTGCTCGGCAGCGAGCATTTCGGCGAGCGGATGGCGATGTGGTGGCTCGATGCGGCGCGCTACAGCGACACCGACGGTTTCCAGGCCGACGCCACCCGGACCAACTGGCCCTGGCGCGACTATGTCGTCGCCGCGTTCAACCGCAACATGCGGTTCGATCAGTTCACGCTCGAGCAGTTCGCCGGCGATCTGCTGCCCAACGCCACCCCCGACCAGAAGCTCGCCACCGCCTTCCACCGCAATCACATGACCAACGGCGAAGGGGGCCGCGATCCGGAAGAGTCGCGTGTCGATTATGTCATCGACCGCGTGAACACCACCGGCACGCTCTGGCTCGGGCTGACCGTCGGCTGTGCCCAGTGCCATTCGCACAAGTTCGATCCGTTCTCGCACAACGACTACTACAGCCTGTCGGCGTTCTTCAACAGCATCGACGAAGACGGAAAAGCGGGTAGCGCCGCCAAACCATACCTGTCGTACAAGTCGCCGCTGGCATCGCGGGCGGTGGTCGAGGCGCAGCACCTGGCGGACGAGCGGTCGGCGGTGGAACTGGCGGCCCGCAATGCCGCCGAGCCGCCGTTCCAATCGTGGCTTGCGTTGCGCGTCAAGGACACGCCGTCGAACTTCAAGGCGTGGAAGCCGCTCCATGTGAATACGCTCGAATCGATCGAAGGCACGGTGCTGTCAGGCAGTCCGGATGACACCATCGTCGCCGGCGGGCCGAGCCCGATGCAGGACGACTACCGCATCATCGCGACGACGCCTTTGCCGCGCATCACCGGCCTGAAGCTGGAAGTGTTGCCCGACCCGGTCCGCAAGGATGGCGGCTTTGCCCGTGGCGAGGCGAAGCACTTCATGCTGACCGACATCAAGGTGCAGGTCCGCCGTCGCAACAGCTCGCAAATCCGCGACATCTCTGTCGCCACTGCGGCGGCGGATTATTCGGCCGACCCCAAGAAGAACGGCGGCTACGGCGCGGTGAAGGACACCCTCGACGACGACCCCCGCAATGGCTGGAGCAGCCACGGCAGCGATATCACCAAGCCGCGCACCGCGGTCTTTGCCCTGGCCGATTCCCTGACCCTGGCCGCCGATGAAGAGCTCGTCTTCGAGATGCGGCATCGTTCAACCCTCGGTAACGCGAGCATCGCCCGGTTTCGTGTGACCGCGACCGATCAGGCCGGTCCGACCGTTCAGAGCGTGGGCGCCGCGCCGCTGGAAGAGCTTGCGGTGTCGAGAGCCGCAGATCCCGCCGGCATTGCCGCCAAGCTGCGTGACAGACTTCGCGAGCAGTTCCTCGCCGATCACGGGCCGTACGGCATTGCGCGAGCGTCGCTCGATCGCGCCAAACGGCAGCTGGACGAAGCGAAGAAGGCCGCCGGCGGCGTGAACGTGATGGTCCTCGCCGAGCGCAAGACGCCGCGGGAAACGAACATCCTTATCCGCGGTGTGTGGGACAAGAAGGGGGAGAAAGTCGAGCCGGGTGTGCCCCCCGCCGTCGCCAACTTTCCGAAAGATTTGCCGCGCGATCGCGCCGGGTTGGCTAAATGGATCACGTCCAGCGACAACCCGCTGACCGCTCGGGTCATGGTCAATCACCTCTGGCAGCTCTACTTCGGCGCAGGGCTGGTTCGCACGCCCGACGACTTCGGGCTGCAGGGGGAACACCCGACCCATCCCGAACTGCTCGACTGGCTCGCGGTCGAGTTCATGGAGAGCGGCTGGGATATCAAGCACATTGCCAAGCTGATCGTTACCAGCCAGACCTACCGCCAGCGGTCGGACGTCAGCCCGGCGCTGCTCGCGCGTGATCCGGAGAATCGACTGCTCGCCCGCGGTGCGCGGTACCGGCTGCCGAGCTGGATGCTTCGCGACTCGCCGCTGGCGTCGGCGGGCTTGCTCAACCCCGCCATCGGCGGCCCGCCGGTGCGGCCTTATCAGCCGGACGGCGTCTGGGAAGAGATGTTCATGGGTCGGTTCAAATACGAACCCAGCGAAGGCGCGGCGCAGTACCGCCGAACGCTCTATGCGTTCTGGCGGCGGGCGATCGCACCGACGTTCCTGTTCGACTCCGCCCAGCGGCGCGTTTGCGAAGTCCGCACGTCTCGCACCAATACACCGCTGCAGGCACTGACACTGCTGAACGATGCGAGCTATCTAGAGGCGTCGCGCGAGCTGGCGCAACTGGCGATGCGACACAGTGCTGACCCGGCGGCGCGAGTGGCGTTCATCTACCGCAGGGTGCTTTCACGGCCACCAACGGAGAGCGAAACCAGTGTCATCCTGCGGCAGGTCGCCCGGGCGACGGACTACTACAAGGCACATCCGACCGACGCCGACAAGTTTCTGAAGGTCGGTCAGCAGGCGGCGGATCCGGCGCTCGACGCTCCGTCTCTCGCGGCGAACATGCTCGCCGCAAGCATGATTCTCAACCTCGACGAGGCAATCACCCATGAATGA
- a CDS encoding helix-turn-helix transcriptional regulator encodes MRSIFATPNPLHQEVFYTVHRAGHLIAGVEHSIRRKHYPGHELIVCLNGAGFLRIDGREHEVGKRDLAWVDCRMPHHYGAVVADPWEVYWVRFEGPRLTRLGELLGVAAEPIFRQIDFADAKATFEQTLDALESADADAPAQVHASIARLLAIAFRGRRLRAGEGQPVYPAELEPAVQRMKLFYFERCSVADLAERCGMSGSHFARRFRAAFGTGPIDWLRRERINQAKRRLVETDDAIKQIAEQVGYHDRFFFSKDFRKLAGVPPREYRRHEATREAEK; translated from the coding sequence GTGCGTTCAATCTTCGCAACGCCGAATCCGCTTCATCAGGAGGTGTTTTATACCGTTCACCGTGCCGGGCACCTGATCGCCGGCGTAGAGCACAGCATCCGCCGGAAGCATTACCCCGGCCACGAGCTGATTGTTTGCCTCAACGGCGCCGGATTCCTTCGCATCGACGGACGTGAACATGAGGTCGGCAAGCGTGACCTGGCGTGGGTCGATTGCCGGATGCCGCACCATTACGGTGCGGTTGTGGCCGACCCGTGGGAAGTCTACTGGGTGCGTTTTGAAGGCCCGCGGCTGACACGGCTGGGTGAACTGCTCGGCGTAGCGGCCGAGCCGATCTTTCGGCAGATCGATTTTGCCGACGCCAAGGCGACCTTCGAACAGACCCTTGATGCCCTCGAAAGCGCCGACGCCGACGCCCCGGCGCAAGTCCACGCCAGCATTGCCCGCCTGCTCGCGATCGCGTTTCGCGGTCGGCGACTACGGGCCGGCGAGGGACAGCCGGTGTACCCGGCGGAACTCGAGCCGGCCGTTCAGCGGATGAAACTGTTCTACTTCGAACGGTGCTCGGTTGCCGACCTGGCCGAGCGGTGCGGCATGAGCGGATCACATTTCGCCCGGCGGTTTCGCGCCGCGTTCGGCACCGGCCCGATCGACTGGCTCCGCCGGGAACGCATCAACCAGGCCAAGCGCCGACTGGTCGAGACCGATGACGCGATCAAGCAGATCGCCGAGCAGGTCGGCTATCACGACCGGTTCTTCTTCAGCAAGGACTTCCGCAAACTGGCAGGTGTTCCGCCTCGCGAATATCGCCGGCATGAGGCGACTCGGGAGGCGGAGAAGTGA
- a CDS encoding BPSS1187 family protein — protein sequence MRVFSLSVILSLASVCSLPTTAAEAPLAFKDPSPRRYELTARASLIDPRVKAHPEIEFLLEKDGKPQDTENASVDTRVAPQGKLVIWLMGNSPALFERVNSYGLHAIRVHYANGWFGKFGKEPPPADDKFLGKIRLEAATGEDFSDQVVIPKPDGMMERAYQFVKWLAKENPQGKWDMFLSADGKGLKWDRVIIAGASHGATTAARFALHQKVDRVVMFCGPRDQYETWQGLPSATPKNRFFGFSHVLDGGWTGGHYCRSWELLGLQQFGAIVNVDQGAAPFGNSRRLITSADVKKDAKKAHSSVTPGGAAVKDASGKYLHEAVWKYLFTQPVDSVGQPVDSDPKCLKDLRKTAAK from the coding sequence ATGCGTGTTTTCAGTTTGTCTGTGATCCTGTCGCTGGCAAGTGTGTGCAGCCTCCCAACCACCGCGGCCGAGGCACCGCTGGCGTTTAAAGACCCTTCGCCCCGGCGCTATGAACTGACGGCGCGGGCGAGCCTGATCGATCCGAGGGTCAAGGCGCATCCGGAGATCGAGTTCCTGCTCGAGAAGGACGGCAAGCCGCAGGACACCGAGAATGCGTCGGTCGATACCCGCGTCGCTCCGCAGGGAAAGCTGGTCATCTGGCTGATGGGCAACAGCCCGGCACTGTTCGAACGCGTCAACAGCTACGGCCTGCACGCGATTCGCGTTCATTACGCCAACGGCTGGTTCGGAAAGTTCGGCAAGGAGCCGCCGCCCGCCGATGACAAATTCCTCGGCAAGATTCGCCTGGAGGCCGCCACCGGAGAGGACTTCAGCGACCAGGTCGTCATCCCCAAACCCGATGGCATGATGGAGCGGGCGTACCAGTTCGTGAAGTGGCTGGCCAAGGAGAACCCGCAGGGCAAGTGGGACATGTTCCTCTCGGCCGACGGCAAGGGATTGAAGTGGGATCGCGTGATCATTGCCGGCGCTTCGCACGGGGCAACGACGGCCGCACGCTTCGCGCTGCATCAGAAGGTGGACCGCGTTGTCATGTTCTGCGGTCCGCGCGATCAGTATGAAACCTGGCAGGGCCTGCCGTCGGCGACGCCGAAGAACCGGTTTTTCGGCTTCAGCCATGTCCTGGACGGCGGCTGGACCGGCGGCCACTACTGCCGCTCGTGGGAACTACTCGGGCTGCAGCAGTTTGGTGCGATCGTGAACGTGGACCAGGGCGCCGCACCGTTCGGCAACAGCCGACGGCTGATCACTAGCGCCGACGTCAAGAAAGACGCCAAGAAGGCCCACAGCAGCGTGACGCCCGGCGGCGCGGCGGTAAAGGACGCCTCGGGCAAGTACCTCCACGAGGCGGTCTGGAAGTACCTCTTCACGCAACCGGTCGACAGCGTGGGACAGCCGGTCGATTCGGATCCGAAGTGCCTGAAAGACCTGCGCAAAACCGCGGCAAAGTGA
- a CDS encoding sialate O-acetylesterase produces MVRCIPTLLVLLLLALTSAAEGAGLVLDAPLEYQVMQRTSKSVGPVVVSGRIADREIGRFEIECRVIADAKAGPWRGIPITGGAAGFRGQLEVPAGGWYRLEVKAVADGKVIAESVVEHVGVGEVFVVAGQSNSANHGQEKQTTKTGKVTAFDGKRWQLANDPQPGASGGGGSFMPPLGDAIAERYGVPVGFVACGIGASSVREWLPKGMRFPNPPTIESRVQKSADGQWECKGQAFEMFTGRMSQLGPRGFRAVLWHQGESDANQRDATRTLPGKLYREYLEKLIRDSRKQIAWEAPWFVAQVSYHVPGDEASPDIRSAQASLWKDGIALEGPDSDALKSEWRERDGKGVHFSGPGLRQHASRWFEKISPWLDGLLEK; encoded by the coding sequence ATGGTTCGTTGCATCCCGACACTTCTCGTTCTGTTGTTGCTGGCCCTGACTTCAGCGGCCGAGGGCGCGGGGCTCGTGCTCGACGCACCGTTGGAGTATCAGGTCATGCAACGGACCTCCAAGTCGGTCGGGCCGGTGGTGGTTTCGGGCAGGATTGCTGATCGCGAGATCGGCAGGTTCGAGATCGAGTGTCGCGTGATCGCCGACGCCAAGGCAGGCCCATGGCGGGGAATTCCAATCACCGGCGGCGCGGCCGGGTTTCGGGGCCAACTGGAAGTGCCGGCCGGTGGATGGTATCGCCTGGAGGTGAAGGCGGTCGCCGATGGCAAGGTCATCGCCGAATCGGTGGTCGAGCATGTGGGTGTCGGCGAGGTGTTCGTGGTCGCCGGCCAGTCGAACTCCGCCAATCACGGCCAGGAGAAGCAGACCACCAAGACCGGCAAGGTCACGGCGTTTGACGGCAAACGATGGCAGTTGGCCAATGATCCTCAGCCCGGTGCGAGCGGCGGTGGTGGGAGCTTTATGCCGCCGTTGGGTGACGCAATCGCCGAGCGGTACGGCGTTCCGGTGGGTTTCGTTGCATGCGGTATCGGTGCCAGCAGCGTTCGCGAATGGCTGCCCAAGGGAATGCGCTTTCCCAACCCGCCGACGATCGAGAGTCGCGTTCAGAAATCCGCCGACGGCCAATGGGAATGCAAAGGGCAGGCGTTCGAGATGTTCACGGGTCGCATGTCGCAGCTGGGCCCACGAGGGTTCCGGGCCGTGCTCTGGCATCAGGGCGAAAGCGACGCCAACCAGAGGGACGCCACCCGAACGCTGCCCGGCAAACTTTATCGGGAGTACCTGGAGAAGCTGATTCGCGACTCGCGAAAGCAGATCGCCTGGGAAGCGCCTTGGTTCGTAGCACAGGTGAGTTATCACGTGCCCGGCGATGAAGCATCTCCCGACATTCGGTCCGCGCAGGCATCGCTCTGGAAAGACGGAATCGCACTCGAAGGACCCGACTCCGACGCACTGAAGTCCGAGTGGCGTGAACGCGACGGAAAAGGCGTGCACTTCAGCGGGCCGGGCCTACGGCAGCATGCTTCACGTTGGTTTGAGAAGATTTCGCCCTGGCTCGACGGATTACTGGAGAAGTAG